One window of Caldicoprobacter guelmensis genomic DNA carries:
- a CDS encoding glycosyltransferase, whose protein sequence is MNIIILFIIGCISGFVLFTKVCLTNDDVFFIKKHKVSVIIPARNEEKNLPFLLESLKKQTYKPDEIVVVDDFSSDKTGEIARRYGVKVIQNPPLPAGWTGKNWAVWNGFLNSTGDILVFLDADMRLAPRALEVLIKTREKCAGAISVVPYHRPERFYEKLSLIPYLLGVLAFTSPFERKNPVKSLYGSCIVVSREDYEKINGHYSVRDEVMDDMTLGKRFSQAGINVENFIGYDLVYFRMYPNGIRSEIEGFSKSAVLGMINLSRSTVALIALWFIGVFLAEFVTPLLILTRHPLIWPFLVGYIMYTLQIVYFLKYVGDYGKIIPILHFLSTVFFVAIMIYSTYQVSFKGCVYWKGRQIQVRSRRGL, encoded by the coding sequence TTGAATATTATAATACTTTTTATAATCGGCTGCATTTCAGGTTTTGTTCTGTTTACAAAAGTGTGTCTTACAAACGATGATGTATTTTTCATAAAAAAACACAAAGTTTCGGTTATAATCCCGGCACGTAACGAAGAAAAAAATTTGCCTTTTTTGCTTGAATCACTAAAAAAACAAACTTATAAACCGGATGAAATCGTTGTGGTTGACGATTTTTCGTCGGATAAAACGGGAGAAATCGCCAGGCGGTATGGTGTCAAGGTTATACAAAATCCTCCACTTCCAGCTGGTTGGACGGGTAAGAATTGGGCTGTGTGGAATGGTTTTTTAAATTCAACTGGGGATATTCTGGTGTTCCTTGATGCCGATATGCGATTAGCTCCAAGGGCTTTAGAAGTCCTTATTAAGACTAGAGAGAAGTGTGCTGGGGCTATTTCCGTTGTTCCCTATCATAGACCAGAAAGATTTTATGAGAAACTCTCGCTTATACCTTATCTATTAGGCGTGCTCGCTTTTACCTCTCCTTTTGAAAGGAAAAATCCAGTAAAAAGTTTATATGGGTCTTGTATTGTGGTGTCTAGAGAGGATTATGAAAAGATCAACGGCCATTATAGCGTTAGAGATGAAGTAATGGATGATATGACTCTAGGTAAGAGGTTTTCACAAGCCGGCATTAACGTTGAAAATTTCATAGGATATGACCTAGTGTATTTTAGAATGTATCCTAACGGCATAAGAAGCGAAATAGAGGGGTTTAGCAAGAGTGCCGTACTAGGGATGATTAATCTCAGCCGTTCCACGGTAGCATTAATTGCGCTGTGGTTTATAGGAGTTTTCTTAGCTGAGTTTGTAACACCCCTCTTGATATTGACGAGGCATCCATTGATATGGCCTTTTTTAGTAGGGTATATTATGTACACCCTTCAAATCGTGTATTTTTTGAAATATGTAGGAGATTATGGTAAGATTATACCTATACTACATTTTTTATCAACAGTGTTTTTCGTTGCCATAATGATTTATTCTACGTATCAGGTTTCTTTCAAAGGGTGTGTCTATTGGAAAGGAAGGCAGATTCAGGTTAGAAGTAGGAGGGGTTTATGA
- a CDS encoding glycerol-3-phosphate acyltransferase, with amino-acid sequence MTVFYFIMEFLCGSLMFSYWLGLAAKKDLRKVGDGNPGAFNLWLAAGFKLGLLGVLLDFLKGYFPLVVLVQRQLIADLSIAAVAFAPILGHAFSPFLKGRGGKAIAVSFGVWSAVTQFRVSLVYAVILAILYVIARMVYRGESTPTETDGFMVVFGMWMLGFYLFVRAFPYYLLLLWLENSLLMTYRNKAKLQVFFRDIYNKYWNRDTTNTTIGM; translated from the coding sequence ATGACTGTATTTTACTTCATTATGGAATTTTTATGTGGGTCGCTCATGTTTTCTTACTGGCTTGGCCTTGCTGCTAAAAAGGATTTGAGAAAGGTGGGAGATGGTAATCCAGGGGCATTTAACCTATGGTTGGCTGCAGGGTTTAAACTGGGCTTGCTGGGGGTATTGTTGGATTTCTTAAAAGGTTATTTCCCTCTGGTGGTACTGGTACAACGCCAACTGATTGCCGATCTGTCCATAGCCGCTGTGGCTTTTGCGCCGATTTTGGGGCATGCCTTCTCGCCTTTTCTTAAGGGCAGGGGTGGCAAAGCCATAGCCGTAAGTTTCGGTGTATGGAGTGCTGTTACTCAATTTAGAGTTTCTCTAGTTTATGCAGTAATACTTGCTATTCTTTACGTCATAGCGAGAATGGTGTACAGGGGTGAGAGTACACCTACTGAAACCGATGGTTTTATGGTGGTATTCGGTATGTGGATGTTGGGCTTTTACCTCTTTGTTAGGGCTTTTCCTTATTATCTGCTACTGTTGTGGCTTGAGAATTCCCTTCTTATGACGTATAGAAATAAAGCCAAGCTGCAGGTCTTTTTTAGGGATATATATAATAAGTATTGGAACCGCGACACTACTAACACCACCATTGGCATGTAA
- a CDS encoding sugar phosphate nucleotidyltransferase — translation MKALFLVGGMGTRLRPLTNKIPKPMVPIMGKPLLERSILNLKNIGINEVVLSTCYRAQHIQKHFGDGQRFGMRIYHVREDIPLGTGGAIKNTEKYFDDTFLIFNSDILSDINLKELVEYHKKKAADVTIAVTQVDNPSMYGVIEYDENDYAVSFREKPQPEEVTSNFVNAGVYVFEPKVLKEIPGGRVVSVEREVFPKLLEKGYKIAVYKGCSYWIDIGTPEKYLQAHMDIMAGKCRISGLDFSDKGVYRGPGSSIHGSVKIQGPVYIGANVKIEENAIIGPNAIIGNNVHVGQGAKIIGSVIWDDVVVESGAKLVNTIVASNCRIKQGCEHYRTVYAEEDSRLMAI, via the coding sequence ATGAAGGCATTATTTCTTGTGGGAGGAATGGGGACAAGGTTGAGACCTTTGACCAATAAGATACCGAAACCTATGGTACCTATTATGGGCAAACCATTACTTGAAAGGAGTATACTTAACCTTAAAAATATTGGGATAAATGAGGTTGTATTGAGCACTTGCTATAGAGCCCAGCATATTCAAAAACACTTCGGTGATGGGCAAAGGTTTGGTATGAGAATTTATCATGTTAGAGAAGATATACCGCTTGGGACTGGTGGAGCAATAAAAAATACTGAAAAGTACTTTGATGATACATTTTTAATATTCAATTCGGATATTTTAAGCGATATAAACTTAAAAGAGCTTGTAGAATATCACAAGAAAAAAGCGGCTGATGTTACCATTGCCGTGACACAAGTCGATAATCCGTCAATGTATGGGGTTATAGAATATGATGAGAATGATTATGCTGTATCCTTTAGGGAAAAGCCACAGCCTGAAGAGGTTACTTCTAATTTTGTAAATGCGGGAGTGTATGTATTTGAGCCCAAAGTTTTAAAGGAGATACCTGGAGGACGGGTGGTATCGGTTGAAAGGGAAGTATTTCCTAAACTTCTTGAAAAAGGTTATAAGATTGCTGTATATAAAGGATGCTCTTATTGGATAGATATAGGCACTCCTGAGAAGTATCTGCAGGCCCATATGGACATAATGGCGGGCAAATGTAGGATAAGCGGATTGGATTTTTCGGATAAAGGAGTATATAGAGGACCTGGTTCTAGCATACACGGTTCTGTCAAAATACAGGGGCCTGTATATATAGGTGCTAATGTAAAGATTGAGGAGAATGCGATTATAGGGCCTAATGCTATTATAGGAAACAATGTGCATGTAGGTCAGGGAGCAAAGATTATAGGAAGCGTCATATGGGATGATGTGGTGGTGGAAAGCGGAGCCAAGCTGGTCAATACTATTGTGGCCTCCAATTGCAGGATAAAACAAGGATGTGAACATTACAGGACTGTATATGCGGAGGAAGATAGTCGACTCATGGCAATATAA
- a CDS encoding glycosyltransferase family 4 protein produces MMLNRARNVVFVSTYPPRECGLATFTQDLVNELEDIKLVNKPKVIAISNGYYQYDDRVIMEIYQYERDSYIKAAKQLNETDTELVVIEHEYGIFGGDWGDYIFDFTDNLNIPFITTLHTVLLEPSNKQKEIIKILAEKSQKVVTMANNTVKILTEVYGIDRGKIEVIPHGVPYKIVEPREKLKERYGFKGRQIISTFGLISPGKGLEYGIEAIAKVAKKHPDVLYLILGQTHPCVKKEYGESYREKLEELVRRLGVETNVCFVNKYLTKDEVIQYLQLSDIYMTPYLSREQAVSGTLAYAVGYGKVIVSTPYPYAKEMLADGRGMLAEFADSESLAKCINYILDHPEVQSEMEKKTLALGRTMTWKNVANQYARLFMKAIEEAQLKGDMLVG; encoded by the coding sequence ATGATGCTCAATAGAGCCAGGAATGTCGTATTTGTAAGTACTTATCCACCTAGGGAGTGTGGTTTGGCTACTTTCACTCAGGATTTGGTAAACGAGTTGGAGGATATAAAACTTGTAAATAAGCCAAAGGTTATTGCCATAAGCAATGGGTATTATCAATATGATGACAGGGTCATAATGGAGATTTACCAATATGAGAGGGACAGCTATATAAAGGCTGCCAAGCAGCTTAATGAAACTGATACGGAGCTTGTGGTCATTGAACATGAATATGGGATATTTGGTGGCGATTGGGGAGATTACATCTTTGATTTTACGGATAATCTTAATATACCGTTTATAACCACTTTGCATACTGTCCTCCTTGAACCTTCTAATAAGCAAAAGGAGATTATAAAAATTTTGGCGGAAAAGAGTCAAAAAGTTGTGACCATGGCAAACAACACCGTTAAGATTTTAACAGAGGTGTATGGAATAGACCGTGGCAAAATCGAGGTTATACCTCATGGCGTACCCTATAAAATTGTGGAACCAAGAGAGAAGCTCAAAGAGAGGTACGGCTTTAAAGGGAGGCAGATAATTAGCACCTTCGGGCTTATAAGTCCGGGTAAGGGTTTGGAGTATGGTATAGAAGCTATAGCAAAGGTGGCAAAAAAGCACCCAGATGTACTGTATCTCATATTGGGGCAGACACATCCGTGTGTAAAAAAGGAATATGGTGAAAGCTATAGGGAGAAATTGGAGGAATTAGTAAGGCGGTTGGGTGTGGAGACAAATGTATGCTTTGTAAATAAATACCTTACAAAGGATGAGGTCATACAATATTTACAGCTTTCGGATATATACATGACGCCGTATCTTAGTAGGGAGCAGGCAGTGAGTGGTACACTGGCCTATGCAGTGGGGTATGGAAAGGTAATAGTATCTACGCCATATCCATATGCTAAAGAGATGTTGGCAGATGGGAGAGGTATGCTGGCTGAGTTTGCAGATTCTGAATCGTTGGCAAAGTGCATCAATTATATACTGGACCATCCGGAGGTGCAGAGTGAAATGGAGAAAAAGACTCTGGCTCTTGGTAGGACCATGACATGGAAGAATGTCGCAAATCAGTATGCCCGGCTGTTTATGAAAGCCATTGAGGAAGCCCAATTGAAAGGAGATATGTTGGTAGGATGA
- a CDS encoding glycosyltransferase, protein MMLYDLIKMKNEQHIFRMTDDTGMLQHAKYGVPDPTKGYTTDDNARALIMAVLLYEQRPVKRYENLIYRYTSFLLNAQNEDGWFKNFMGYDRRFAEERGSEDCFGRCLWALGFTISNQHVPVNIRRVAKYILGKSLPNCDKLLSIRGKAYSIIGLSFLDDDHARGIISNLAASLAEEYYKHCRENWKWFEDVLTYSNAVLPWAMLAAFQTTQEESFKDIGLESLGFLEKQTFKKGYFKPIGCNGWFKKGSNPAEFDEQPVEACEMLLAYLKAYEITEKDEYLEKAKKCCRWYTGYNSKGVSLIDPETGGCYDGITREGVNLNQGAESLISYYIAVLSMERFCSSSAEKYYYLSKWA, encoded by the coding sequence ATGATGCTGTACGATTTGATAAAGATGAAAAATGAGCAGCATATCTTCCGTATGACTGATGATACAGGAATGCTGCAGCATGCCAAGTATGGGGTACCTGATCCTACCAAGGGCTATACCACCGATGACAATGCAAGGGCACTGATCATGGCGGTACTTCTTTATGAGCAAAGGCCAGTAAAAAGGTACGAAAATCTTATCTACCGGTATACCAGCTTTTTGCTTAATGCGCAGAATGAGGATGGATGGTTCAAAAACTTCATGGGTTATGACAGGAGGTTTGCGGAAGAAAGGGGTTCTGAAGATTGTTTTGGGAGATGTTTATGGGCGCTGGGATTTACTATATCCAATCAACATGTGCCTGTAAACATACGGCGTGTTGCTAAGTACATTTTGGGTAAATCTCTTCCCAATTGTGACAAGCTGCTCTCTATTAGAGGTAAGGCCTATTCAATTATAGGGCTGAGTTTTTTGGATGATGACCATGCCAGAGGAATAATAAGTAATCTTGCTGCTTCTTTGGCAGAGGAGTATTATAAACACTGCCGAGAAAATTGGAAGTGGTTTGAAGACGTGCTTACTTATAGCAATGCTGTGTTACCGTGGGCTATGCTGGCGGCTTTTCAGACAACGCAGGAAGAGAGTTTCAAAGATATAGGTTTAGAAAGTTTGGGATTTTTGGAAAAACAAACTTTTAAAAAGGGTTATTTCAAACCCATTGGATGCAATGGTTGGTTTAAAAAGGGAAGTAATCCGGCTGAGTTTGACGAACAACCCGTTGAGGCTTGTGAAATGTTGCTTGCTTATCTTAAAGCATATGAAATAACAGAAAAAGATGAGTATCTTGAAAAGGCGAAAAAGTGCTGCAGGTGGTATACGGGGTATAACTCCAAGGGAGTTAGCCTTATTGATCCAGAAACAGGTGGATGTTATGACGGCATTACAAGGGAAGGTGTAAACCTGAATCAGGGAGCGGAAAGTCTTATATCTTACTATATTGCCGTACTTAGTATGGAAAGGTTTTGCAGCAGTTCGGCTGAAAAGTATTATTATCTTTCAAAATGGGCATAA
- a CDS encoding arginase → MGKCLLSIDWDYFICSKASEYSYIENSKSILDAWYKRYFIFRKQGKDLQRLYSLSPEIRDFWMKVKQKFAIEPKVKVYISDSHVISYKVAKESRCSEVYLFDAHADLGYGGLASLNFELNCANWLGKLLKEKIIQRANIIYSPYAFEKPHDFREINAIYDVKYLRWENIPTGIEVVAVHICRSGAWTPPWYDANFLNFIQDSGLSNIEFIDFKVRNWNTRDINLSQQIKYMLA, encoded by the coding sequence GTGGGCAAATGTCTTTTGAGTATCGATTGGGATTACTTTATATGTTCCAAGGCGAGTGAATATTCCTATATAGAAAATTCAAAAAGTATACTGGATGCGTGGTATAAGCGCTATTTTATATTTAGAAAGCAAGGAAAAGACCTTCAACGTTTATACAGTCTGTCTCCTGAGATAAGGGATTTTTGGATGAAAGTTAAACAAAAATTTGCCATTGAGCCCAAAGTAAAAGTTTATATATCTGACTCTCATGTTATTTCATATAAAGTTGCTAAAGAGAGTAGGTGCTCTGAAGTCTACTTGTTTGATGCCCACGCTGACCTAGGGTATGGGGGATTGGCTTCGCTAAATTTTGAGTTAAACTGTGCCAATTGGCTGGGAAAACTTTTGAAAGAGAAAATCATCCAGAGAGCAAATATTATATATAGCCCTTATGCGTTTGAAAAGCCTCATGATTTTAGGGAAATCAATGCAATATATGATGTAAAATATCTCCGGTGGGAAAATATTCCTACGGGCATTGAGGTAGTTGCAGTTCATATATGCAGATCGGGAGCTTGGACTCCTCCATGGTATGATGCCAACTTCTTAAACTTTATCCAGGATTCCGGGTTGTCCAACATAGAGTTTATAGACTTTAAGGTAAGAAATTGGAATACCAGAGATATAAATCTGTCGCAGCAGATCAAATATATGTTGGCGTGA
- a CDS encoding L-fucose/L-arabinose isomerase family protein: MVNIPKVRLGIVAVSRDCFPVQLSQSRRKAVVEACGRKGVTITEIQTVVENEKDVLKALDELKAANVNALVVYLGNFGPEGPETMLAQKFGGPSMFVAAAEETENNLIDGRGDAYCGMLNASYNLGLRKLNPYIPEYPVGTPDEVADMISEFVDIARVILGLSKLKIFTFGPRPQDFLACNAPIKPLYDLGIEIMENSELDLFESFNLHANDPRIPSVIRDMEQELGEGNKFPGILPKLAQYELTLLDWMEKHIGASEYAIFANKCWPAFQTQFGFVPCYVNSRLASRGIPVSCEVDVYGALSEYIITCVTGMPATLLDINNTVPRDMYENNRDKFGDYKLSDLFMGFHCGNTPKCHLKDGAMKYQLIMHRLLEPDREPDITRGTLEGTIKPGDITLFRLQGTADCKLRSYVAEGEVIDVDPKSFGGIGVFAVKEMARFYRYVLIAKRYPHHTGVAFKHVGKALFAAMKMLGIEEVDFNQPANMLYKDENPFK; this comes from the coding sequence ATGGTGAACATTCCGAAGGTAAGATTGGGCATTGTAGCAGTAAGCAGAGACTGCTTTCCGGTGCAGCTCAGCCAGTCAAGGAGAAAAGCAGTGGTTGAAGCATGTGGTCGAAAAGGCGTCACCATCACGGAGATTCAAACGGTAGTAGAGAATGAGAAAGATGTGCTTAAGGCTTTGGATGAGCTTAAAGCTGCTAATGTGAATGCGCTGGTGGTATACTTGGGCAACTTTGGCCCAGAAGGCCCTGAGACCATGCTGGCTCAGAAGTTTGGTGGCCCTTCTATGTTTGTAGCTGCGGCCGAGGAGACCGAGAACAATTTGATTGACGGGCGTGGGGATGCCTATTGTGGAATGCTCAATGCCTCATACAATCTGGGGTTGCGTAAGCTTAATCCTTATATTCCTGAATACCCCGTTGGTACGCCCGATGAAGTTGCGGATATGATTTCGGAATTTGTGGATATTGCCAGAGTGATATTGGGTCTGTCAAAGCTTAAAATTTTTACTTTTGGGCCAAGGCCACAGGATTTCTTGGCTTGCAATGCTCCCATAAAGCCGCTGTATGACCTGGGCATTGAAATCATGGAGAACTCTGAGCTTGACTTGTTTGAGTCCTTTAACCTGCACGCAAATGACCCTCGGATACCGTCGGTCATCAGGGATATGGAGCAAGAGCTGGGTGAAGGCAACAAGTTCCCTGGCATTCTTCCTAAGCTGGCGCAGTATGAGCTGACCTTGCTGGACTGGATGGAAAAGCATATTGGCGCCTCGGAGTATGCTATATTTGCCAACAAGTGCTGGCCGGCATTCCAGACACAGTTTGGCTTTGTTCCGTGCTATGTCAACTCTAGGTTGGCCTCTCGTGGTATTCCGGTATCATGTGAAGTAGATGTATATGGGGCACTGAGTGAATACATCATTACATGTGTTACAGGCATGCCGGCGACCCTTCTTGATATAAACAATACCGTTCCCAGAGACATGTATGAGAACAACAGGGATAAATTTGGCGATTACAAGCTAAGCGATCTGTTTATGGGGTTCCATTGCGGCAATACGCCCAAGTGTCATTTGAAAGATGGAGCCATGAAATATCAGCTTATCATGCACAGGCTTCTGGAACCGGATAGAGAACCAGATATAACCAGAGGTACTCTGGAGGGGACCATAAAGCCAGGGGATATCACGTTGTTTAGGCTGCAAGGTACGGCTGATTGCAAGCTAAGGAGCTATGTAGCAGAAGGCGAGGTTATAGACGTTGATCCCAAATCATTTGGTGGCATAGGGGTATTTGCTGTAAAGGAGATGGCGAGATTCTACAGGTATGTCTTGATCGCCAAGAGGTATCCGCATCACACTGGCGTTGCTTTCAAGCATGTAGGCAAGGCACTGTTTGCGGCCATGAAGATGCTGGGTATCGAGGAAGTGGACTTCAACCAACCGGCTAATATGCTGTACAAGGATGAGAATCCGTTTAAATAA
- a CDS encoding GntR family transcriptional regulator, which translates to MFEGNEKPKYQRLKKYIIETIQHKQLKFGDRIFSENELAKKFNISRHTVRQAIGELVNEGWVYRVHGKGTFVGNGPCGREEKTHTIGVITTYLNDYIFPSIVRGIDSVLLAQGYNMLLSCTYNQHQMERLCLENLRNHPIAGLIVEPTKSALPNPNLDLYQELRQKNIPILFIHGCYNDFDCSYVVEDDIWAGYIATKHLIELGHTKIGGIFKKDDIQGHYRFAGFKKALEETGLEVVSSRVLWFDTEDAIDFESCMLQPLMHLLQGCSGIVCYNDQVAIKVIDVLRGMNLSVPEDISLVSFDDSQLAVASEVKLTTVAHPQEELGQQAATALLDMIQGKQKRINIKMRPELVIRGSAKKISEREEI; encoded by the coding sequence TTGTTTGAAGGCAACGAAAAGCCCAAGTATCAGCGCTTAAAAAAGTATATAATAGAGACGATACAACACAAGCAGCTAAAATTTGGTGACAGGATTTTCTCTGAAAATGAGCTGGCCAAAAAGTTTAACATCAGCAGGCACACTGTAAGGCAGGCCATTGGAGAGCTGGTAAATGAAGGATGGGTTTATAGGGTACACGGTAAAGGCACGTTTGTAGGTAATGGCCCCTGTGGAAGGGAGGAGAAGACGCATACCATAGGGGTCATTACCACCTATCTCAATGATTATATATTTCCTTCCATTGTTCGTGGCATTGACAGCGTATTGTTAGCTCAAGGATATAACATGTTGCTAAGCTGCACATACAATCAGCATCAAATGGAGCGTTTATGCCTTGAAAACTTGAGAAATCATCCTATTGCGGGATTGATAGTAGAGCCTACCAAAAGCGCCCTGCCTAACCCTAATCTGGATTTATACCAGGAGTTAAGACAAAAGAATATTCCCATATTGTTTATTCATGGTTGCTACAATGATTTTGATTGTTCTTACGTTGTAGAAGATGATATCTGGGCTGGCTATATAGCTACCAAGCATCTGATTGAGCTGGGGCATACCAAAATTGGCGGGATATTTAAGAAAGACGATATTCAGGGTCATTACAGGTTTGCTGGGTTTAAAAAGGCTCTTGAAGAAACCGGACTTGAGGTTGTATCTTCAAGGGTGTTGTGGTTTGACACGGAAGACGCGATAGATTTTGAAAGCTGTATGCTACAGCCCTTGATGCATCTGCTACAGGGATGTTCCGGTATTGTGTGTTATAATGACCAGGTGGCTATTAAGGTAATTGATGTATTGAGGGGAATGAATTTGAGCGTTCCTGAAGATATTTCCCTCGTTAGCTTTGACGATTCGCAGCTTGCCGTGGCTTCCGAAGTGAAGCTCACTACTGTGGCGCATCCTCAGGAAGAATTGGGGCAGCAGGCCGCGACAGCCTTGCTTGATATGATACAAGGTAAACAAAAGCGGATCAACATTAAAATGCGGCCTGAACTGGTTATAAGGGGAAGCGCTAAAAAAATAAGCGAAAGGGAGGAGATTTAA